CACGTAAGAACGCCGCCGGCTTTCCGCTGTAGCGCATCTCGGCGAATTGCACATCGGTCAGAAGTCCCGAACGCCGCCACAGGCGAGCGAAAAGGAATACCGTCATCATTCCGGAGAGCAGGAAGCTCCACCAGAGCCAGTTCCCGGCCACGCCCTGCCGGAACACCAGGCCTGTTACCAGCAACGGCGTGTCGGCGGCAAACGTCGTTGCCACCATGGAGGTGCCGGCCAGCCACCAGGACACGTTGCGCCCGGAGACGAAGTATTCATCCACAGACTTACCGGATCGCGATTTGAAATAAAGCCCGAGAAGTAGGGTGATGGCGAGATACGCAACAATGGCAGACCAGTCGAGTACAGTGAAGTTCATATGATTGACCGTGAGTGGCGGCAACAGTGTTCCGAAGAACGGGTGAGGGTGTCAAACTTTTCTGAAGAAATGAAATCGGGCAGGCGAGCGCCTGCCCGGAAGAAAACTACATCAACTTGCCCATGCCCTGGAGAGCGGTGCGGATTTCCATGACTCGATCGCAGTCTGTGGGCGACTCGGTTAGAAACTCAAACCCGTACCGGTACCCGTTGCGATTGCGCACAATCGCACGCGCGCGGATCGGTTGTCCCGTGTATGGGGGAGTGAATTCCACTTCCACCTTTTCATCGAGTTGCAACTCGACCCCAGCCTGTACGGCCAAGCCACCTTCGTTCAGTTCGTTGCCTCGACCGTCGATGATCCGGGTCTTGTCCTCGGTCTGTACGACCACCCGTACAGGGACGTCGAGTTTGAACCTGCGGAACCTGCGCGTATTCAAAATGTGCGCTTCCGTCACCACTGTTTCCGTTGCCATATTCTCCCTTACTTCAATGACTTCTGGTCGGATAAATTTCTTGGCGTCTTTTGGTTCAGTACCGACACCAGGAGTTGCCCTGCTGCCGGTGTTCCGACCTTGCGGTCGCGAATGATGTCCGTGGCGCTCAACTCGCGGCCGTAAAGATTTTCGTTAGCACCACCATCCGAGCGCAGGGTGCTGCCTTCCAGCGATACGCCCGCAAACAGTCCGCGCGCACGCGAATACGAAAGCACCTCAGCCTTCATGACTACGTCGGTGGCCGCCTGTGCGCTACGCCCCTTCGGTCCGGCTGCGGCAGCGGCATCGGCACCAAGTTTCACTTTGCTGCTCAGCAATGACCTGGCGCCCTTCGGATTCATCACCAGCAGAACGAAATCAGTTTCCTGTCCACCCAATTGGAGTCCGATATTGGCGCCTTCGAGAGCGTACATTGCCGGAGGGCCCCAGGACCCCGTGAAGTTTGCACCCGAGCGGCAGATCATCACGCCACGGCCGAAGCTTCCGCCCAATCCGATGGCGAATTTCTTCACGCCAGGCAGCACGACCACACACTCGGCTTTGTCGAGCAGTTCTTTGGGAATGTTGTCGGGAATATCGAGGATCTCTTTGAGGACTTGCCCTGCGGATTGCAGGCGTTCTTTCTCTTTGTCGCCCTTCTCGGCGAAGGAACTAGCAACGAGTGACACTACGACGGTTGCAACTAAGAACCAACGTTTCACGGTACTACCTCCTACCAGCAGCCCTGTTTTATCAGAAAAACGAGAAACACGGGGCCATGACGGCCCCGTGCGGTTTGAGCAGCGCGCAAAACCTAGTCGTTGCCGCCACCGGGTTCGCTTCCGGCGACGTGCCGATTGCGTTCATAGTTTACCGTCATCACACCGTCGAAGGTGGTTCCGGCGAACACTCGATCATTGGTTAACGCAATACTGCGAACCGGTACGCCAGCATTGAATACCGACCGCCAGTTGCGTCCATCGTTGCTTACGAGCACTCGGTTCGCCTCGCGCGTAATGGCGATCATCGAACTCGAGCGCCGGTCAAAATCCAGCGATGCCACCTTTTCCTGCGGCAGTTCGCGGGCTTTTTCCCATCCGTCCGAAACCTGACGATATACGCCGTTCGGAGAGTTGAGCCACACGAAACCATTCGCATCCAGGGTCATGCCGCTGATGAAAGAGACCAGTGGGATACGAACCTGCTGCCACGAGGTCCCGTTCGTCGACGCATACACCTTATTGTTGGTAGCCGCCGCCGTGATTCCGCCCTGCGACTTCACCGCGATGAAACGGTCTTTCGCGATGCCGGCGACTGGCGTCCACGTTGCGCCACGGTTCTTGCTCGAGAACAGTCCGTTCGAAGTTGCGATGTACCAGACATTTCCGTTCAGGTCCATGTCCGCCACGCGGATTTTCTCGGCTACACGGGCCGGAACAACCTTCATCCAGAGCTTGCTCTTCGCGCTGTACTTGAAGAGGCCGCCATTCGTGGCTGCATACAGATTGCCCTGATCGTCCTGGCGAACCTGGAACACATCATTTCCGCCAAGACCGGAGCTGATCTGCTGCCAGCGGTTGCCGCCGTCTTCCGACACAAACACGCCACCCGCTTCACGATCATTCAACGTGCCCGCGTAAAGACGGTTGGGTGATTTCTGGTCAACCAGGACAGTGGCGACCTGGCGGTGAGAGTATCCACGGTTCGAGGCTGCGAAGGTCTTTGCGCCGTCCTTGCTCATCAGGACGCCGGTGCGGTCCGTCGCCAGCAGCACCATGTTCGGATCGCTGGCGTTCAGCAGAACGTCATTGATGATCACCTTGTCAGAGGTGACGCGTTTCCAGGTCTGGCCGAGGTCGGTGGTGCGCCACAAGCCTTCTGTGGTTCCTGCATAAACGATCTTCGGGTTGTTGGGATCCTGCTTCAGGACACGCGTACGGCGCGACGAGAAGGGAATGCCCGGGACCTTCTGGAAAATTTCGCCGGCGGTCTGGCTCTTGTAGATGCCGGAGCAGGCGCTCGCAAAAACGACGTTCGGTTCGTTCGGGTCCACGATGATCGAGAACACATCGGAGTCGTCGATCATGCCGCGGTTAATCAGCTTCCAGTTCTTGCCGCCGTCCTGCGTCTTCCAAGCCAGGTGCCAGGTGCCGGCGTAAACGGTGTTGGGATCTTTCGGATCGATGGCGATCGATTCGATGTTGCGGATGTCTTTGTGTCCCGCGGGCGAGATCAGCTTCCAGGAATCGCCGCGGTCGTCGCTGCGGTAAACGCCATCCAGCGTCCCAGCGACGAGAACTTTCGAATTGGAATGCGCCATACCCAGCGCACGAATCGACTTGCCCTTTATGCCCGGGAGGGAAGCCCAGCTTTTGCCACCATCACGCGAACGGAACAGTTCGCCCGTGTGACCTTCGATGCTCCATGCGGCCACGTACATGATCTTGCTGTCGGTGGGGTCGATCTCGATGTTGTCGAGGATGTAATCGAAGCCCTCACCAAGGTGAGCGAAAACAGCCCAGGACTGACCACGGTCTTCCGATACATAAAGACGGCCAGAACTGGTGCCGAGGAAAATGCGATTCGGGTTGTCCGGAGCTGCTGCCAGGCGGCGAACGTCGCCACCCTCCGGTCCAGCAATCCGGACATCGGATGCCGCGGCGGCCACCGCGAGCCATCCCATCAGGAAAAACCCAACGACAAGACGAAGCTTGCTCAAACTCAGCATGGAACCTCCTTGTATGGCGAAGAGGCGATTGGGGGGAGGTAAAACTTAACGGTGAAACTTTGCCAGCAGGAGGTAACGAAGGCCAGATTACCTAAGCCGCGTCAGACGAGGGGGCGGGGCATGTCCCTCCGGTTTTGAAGGTACATGGACGATCGGCTGAAAGGCCGGTCTTGACGGGCGGCGCGAAATACCCACACTTCGATGGCAAGGTGAGTTGCTGGGTTGTTAGCGGTGGAGATGCGGACGCCAA
This window of the Terriglobales bacterium genome carries:
- a CDS encoding lipid-binding SYLF domain-containing protein is translated as MKRWFLVATVVVSLVASSFAEKGDKEKERLQSAGQVLKEILDIPDNIPKELLDKAECVVVLPGVKKFAIGLGGSFGRGVMICRSGANFTGSWGPPAMYALEGANIGLQLGGQETDFVLLVMNPKGARSLLSSKVKLGADAAAAAGPKGRSAQAATDVVMKAEVLSYSRARGLFAGVSLEGSTLRSDGGANENLYGRELSATDIIRDRKVGTPAAGQLLVSVLNQKTPRNLSDQKSLK
- a CDS encoding PilZ domain-containing protein, whose amino-acid sequence is MATETVVTEAHILNTRRFRRFKLDVPVRVVVQTEDKTRIIDGRGNELNEGGLAVQAGVELQLDEKVEVEFTPPYTGQPIRARAIVRNRNGYRYGFEFLTESPTDCDRVMEIRTALQGMGKLM